The following coding sequences lie in one Cupriavidus sp. WKF15 genomic window:
- a CDS encoding site-specific integrase — MATLELIRYVPRRLQGDDKKLRSAVGEVVETLPQIVWADGTPWREANLWALERALGNGRIDIQTVRSNFAGLLWYARWLEESKCDWRHFPRRRADRCLDRFRGALIKARREGVLRPSTTSHYMASVIQFYRWILANALIDPAITMWKDKNIRITKVDQSGFERSISVQSSELAIPNRRVDRLLLEDGLLPVSSEERDRILMIARNFCSDEIFLMLSLGFYTGMRIGTICDLKISSLDRAVPDPYSQEIHLISVGPNADPPVHTKFGVNGQVRIPKVLLDEVRAYASNTHRLHREALARAENKDLVFLTKYGNRYARFGANSGNAINVEMNRLRQIGVKNGVSCLGDFNFHQSRCSFATALAEIAMNVGGEIIAISFIKEALLHANESTSLKYIRFLKENSIRVKMGNAFALQFTGIIRKRSHEK; from the coding sequence ATGGCAACGCTGGAACTCATTCGGTACGTCCCACGGCGGCTCCAGGGTGATGACAAGAAGCTGCGCTCTGCTGTCGGCGAGGTCGTCGAGACATTGCCGCAGATAGTCTGGGCAGATGGCACGCCATGGCGAGAGGCCAATCTGTGGGCATTAGAGCGTGCGCTGGGAAACGGCAGGATAGACATCCAAACCGTTCGTTCGAATTTTGCTGGACTCCTTTGGTATGCGAGGTGGCTTGAGGAGTCCAAATGTGATTGGCGGCATTTTCCCAGAAGGCGGGCGGATCGGTGTCTTGATAGATTTAGAGGTGCACTAATTAAGGCGAGGAGGGAAGGCGTGCTTCGGCCATCAACAACTTCGCATTACATGGCCTCTGTGATTCAGTTTTACCGCTGGATTCTCGCCAATGCGTTAATCGATCCAGCAATAACGATGTGGAAGGATAAAAATATTCGAATTACCAAAGTAGATCAATCTGGTTTCGAGCGATCGATTTCCGTCCAAAGCTCAGAATTAGCAATCCCAAACAGGAGAGTCGATAGACTGCTGCTCGAAGACGGACTTCTTCCGGTTAGCAGTGAGGAAAGAGATCGGATATTAATGATTGCCAGGAATTTTTGTAGTGATGAAATCTTTCTGATGCTTTCTCTTGGATTTTATACTGGAATGAGGATCGGCACTATCTGCGATCTTAAAATTTCCTCTTTGGACAGAGCCGTGCCTGATCCTTATTCTCAGGAAATTCACCTAATATCAGTGGGGCCAAATGCCGATCCTCCAGTTCACACCAAATTTGGCGTAAATGGACAGGTGCGAATTCCAAAGGTCCTTCTCGACGAAGTTCGTGCCTATGCGAGTAATACACACCGCCTTCATCGAGAGGCTTTGGCTCGAGCAGAGAACAAGGATCTTGTATTCCTGACCAAATATGGTAACCGCTATGCAAGGTTTGGGGCTAATTCCGGTAATGCCATCAATGTGGAGATGAATCGACTGCGGCAGATCGGTGTGAAGAATGGGGTGAGTTGTTTGGGCGACTTCAATTTCCACCAATCGCGCTGTAGCTTCGCGACAGCGCTTGCGGAAATCGCAATGAATGTTGGTGGTGAGATAATTGCCATTTCATTTATAAAAGAGGCGTTACTTCATGCTAATGAATCTACATCGCTAAAATATATTAGATTTCTTAAAGAGAACTCCATTAGGGTGAAGATGGGGAATGCGTTCGCTTTGCAGTTCACAGGCATCATTCGAAAACGCAGTCATGAAAAGTAA